One window of Papaver somniferum cultivar HN1 chromosome 9, ASM357369v1, whole genome shotgun sequence genomic DNA carries:
- the LOC113308022 gene encoding uncharacterized protein LOC113308022, with translation MVLSLQLAFLCLVIIYAVPILHITFFIYLNKVSARCGAYIACKQEIMQPNASIKYRFIWTQFPSNLMNALLLGDAIQDLPEVSREDTFFNCVACCFNRDHVYCLLQTKEVIRCGSVRAKL, from the exons ATGGTTTTGTCTCTGCAATTAGCTTTTCTGTGCTTGGTGATCATATATGCAGTCCCTATTCTTCATATCACTTTCTTCATCTATCTCAACAAAGTTTCTGCAAGATGTGGTGCTTACATCGCCTGCAAGCAAGAGATAATGCAGCCTAATGCTAGCATCAAATACAG GTTCATCTGGACTCAGTTTCCTTCAAATCTGATGAATGCATTACTGCTTGGGGATGCAATACAAGATCTTCCTGAA GTCAGCCGAGAAGACACTTTCTTCAACTGCGTGGCATGCTGTTTCAACAGGGACCATGTTTACTGTCTACTACAAACCAAG GAAGTAATTAGGTGCGGAAGTGTTCGCGCGAAGTTGTAG